One Chromatiales bacterium genomic window, TTCCCATAATAGCCTCCAGTTTGTTTGAAAAATTGGCTATTTTATACAAACCTTTGATGCGGTAGCCAATGTGTAGATATTGCATGTTGGCTACCTATGCTTAGGAGAGGTTTTTTTGCTTCTAGGAATGCCCTTTTGGGCAGGAATATCCGGTTCTACTGAGTCCCATATGTTTCTGGCATCGTACATTTGACCCTGCGCACAGCCAAAATAATTTTGTATATGGTTCTAAAATAGATTAGAATTGTCTCTTTTATTTTTGATAGGACTATAAATGGTAATTGTCAGACTTGCTAGGGGTGGTGCAAAGAAACACCCTTTTTATCATATCGTTGTAACCGATACTAGGCGGTCTCGCGATAGTGGCTATATAGAAAAGCTGGGTTATTTCAATCCTTTTGCCACCGAAAAAGAGGTGCCGGTTGTATTAAACCTAGAGAGGTTTAATTATTGGATTTCCAAAGGCGCTCAATCCTCGCAACGAGTCTCATCTATTATTGCTAAATCGGACAAAGCGCAGTTCATTAATAAAGCAAAGACGAAGCCTGACGCGCAAACTAAAAAAACTACTACTGAGTCAATACAAGAATCTTCTTCCACTGAGACTACGGAGCAGATGGTGGCTGACGCAGCAACCGCAACGGCAGCCGAAGAGCAAGAAGAAGTCCAAGCGAGTGCATCACAGCCGGAACTAGAACTGCAAGACAGCAGTCAACGCAAACAAGAAAAACAGCAAACAACTTTAGCGGCAGAGGAAGCAGAATCGGAAGACAAAGTGCCACCTGCAGAAGCAATCGAGACCAATAAGAAAAGCAACGATAAATAAGTCTGCACCATTTAGTTATCACGTTTAGTTATCACTGGTGTATCACACGCATTAGTCGCATAGCCTAAAACTTCTCGCAAGAGAGGCATACCATGAGAATAGATACGGTTTCAATTTTCCCAGAGATGTTTGCCACTATGCAAACTGGTGTGGTCGGACGAGCCATACAAAACAATATCCTGCAGTTGCAAAACTGGAACCCTAGGGATTATAGCGAAGATGCACACGCAAGGGTTGATGATCGTCCTTACGGTGGCGGACCTGGCATGCTGATGATGGCACAACCGCTGCGGGCAGCTTTACGAGAGGTGAAAGCAAAGCAACAAGGTTCGTATAAAACCATCTATATGAGTCCTCAGGGTCATCGCCTGAACCAACAAACCATCAACCGTCTGGCACAATACGACGGTTTGGTATTACTCGCCGGCCGCTATGAGGGTGTTGATGAACGGCTCATAGAATTAGAGATAGACGAAGAATGGTCGATCGGCGACTATGTAATCAGCGGTGGTGAATTGGCGACGATGATACTCATTGATGCCGTTGCCCGCCAATGCGAGGGTGTGTTGGGAGAACAAGAATCGGCTAAACAAGATTCGTTTATGCGCGGACTTTTGGATTGTCCGCATTATACCCGCCCTGCGAACTTTGAGGGTTTGTCAGTACCCGATGTGTTATTGAGCGGCAATCACCAACAAATACGATATTGGCGTCTGCAACAATCACTCATTAGGACTTTTGAAAGGCGGCCAGATTTATTTGAACAGTATGTATTAAATGACGAAGAACAATATATAATAAGCGACTACTTGAAAAATAAAGCCATCCATCAAAGAAGGAAATAAGCTAAATGAACAATATCATAGAATCTCTAGAAGCCGAGCAGACTGATAAAGAATTACCTGATTTTCAAGCCGGCGATACGGTGGTCGTGCAAGTTGAAGTCAAAGAGGGCGAGCGTAAAAGGTTACAGGCTTTTGAAGGTGTTGTAATAGCCAAATACAATCGTGGTTTCAATTCTTCGTTTACAGTTAGAAAAAACTCGCACGGCGAAGGCGTAGAAAGAGTATTCCAGACTTACAGCCCGCTAGTCGACAGTGTGAAAGTCAAACGACGCGGCAAAGTACGAAGAGCCAAGCTATATTACCTGCGCAAATTAAGCGGTAAAGCTGCACGCCTCAAAGAAAAAATTTAAGCAGCGTTTGTGGCGGGTGTCGTATAGTGGTATTACTCCAGCTTCCCAAGCTG contains:
- the trmD gene encoding tRNA (guanosine(37)-N1)-methyltransferase TrmD, producing MRIDTVSIFPEMFATMQTGVVGRAIQNNILQLQNWNPRDYSEDAHARVDDRPYGGGPGMLMMAQPLRAALREVKAKQQGSYKTIYMSPQGHRLNQQTINRLAQYDGLVLLAGRYEGVDERLIELEIDEEWSIGDYVISGGELATMILIDAVARQCEGVLGEQESAKQDSFMRGLLDCPHYTRPANFEGLSVPDVLLSGNHQQIRYWRLQQSLIRTFERRPDLFEQYVLNDEEQYIISDYLKNKAIHQRRK
- the rpsP gene encoding 30S ribosomal protein S16 — its product is MVIVRLARGGAKKHPFYHIVVTDTRRSRDSGYIEKLGYFNPFATEKEVPVVLNLERFNYWISKGAQSSQRVSSIIAKSDKAQFINKAKTKPDAQTKKTTTESIQESSSTETTEQMVADAATATAAEEQEEVQASASQPELELQDSSQRKQEKQQTTLAAEEAESEDKVPPAEAIETNKKSNDK
- the rplS gene encoding 50S ribosomal protein L19; translation: MNNIIESLEAEQTDKELPDFQAGDTVVVQVEVKEGERKRLQAFEGVVIAKYNRGFNSSFTVRKNSHGEGVERVFQTYSPLVDSVKVKRRGKVRRAKLYYLRKLSGKAARLKEKI